Part of the Flavobacterium okayamense genome, TAAAATTAAAAAAGGCCAACAAATAGCAAATCTTGGTTTACCGCCAATTAACGGAGATTATGCGCCTCATTTACATTTTCAATTGATTAAGGATTTGCAAGGTAAAAAAGGAGATTATCCTGGAGTTTGTAGCCAAAACGACTTAGAGTTTTATAAAGTAAATTGTCCCGATCCTAATTTGCTTTTGAGGATTATTTAATTTCTAATCTTTTGTTCCCATTTCCAAGCACTCGACAATGCATCTTCCAAAGAAGATTGCGCTTGCCATCCTAGAATTTTGTTAGCTTTATCAGTATTTGCGTAGGCCTCAATTACATCGCCAGCTCTTCTGCCAACTATTTTATAAGGTAATTTTTTATTCGATACTTTTTCAAAAGCAGTTATAACTTCTAATACTGAGCTTCCTTTTCCAGTTCCAATATTAAAAGTTTCTACTTTTTGAATGTTTTTATTTTTAATTAAGCGTTGCAAGGCAACAACATGGGCATTGGCTAAATCAACTACATGTATATAGTCTCGAACAGCAGTACCATCTGATGTAGGATAGTCATCTCCAAAAACGGATAATTCTTTTCGTAAACCAACAGCTGTTTGTGTAATAAATGGCACTAAGTTTTGTGGAACTCCTAAAGGTAATTCTCCTATTTCAGCGGAAGGATGTGCTCCAATTGGATTGAAATAACGTAACAAAATAGCATTGATATTAGATACCTTTGCAACATCCGAAATAATTTCTTCTCCAATTTGCTTAGTATTTCCATAAGGCGACATAGCCTCTTGTACAGGAGCATTTTCCGTAATTGGCATTTTTTCTGCTTGTCCATATACTGTACAAGACGAACTAAAAATAAAATTAGCTTTTTCTATTGCTTGTAGTTCTTGTAATAAATAGACTAAAGCATTGATGTTGTTTTCATAATATAACAACGGATTTTCAACACTTTCGCCTACCGCTTTACTAGCTGCAAAATGAATTACTCCATTTATATCCTTATGTTTTGCAAAAAAATCTTGAACTGATTTTTTATCACGTAAATCAATATTTTCGAAAACTGGACGCTTTTTTGTAATACGTTCAATTCCATCTAAAACATCAATAGAGGAATTAAATAAATTGTCGATAACAACAACTTCAAATCCTTCATTTTGAAGTTCAACTACAGTATGTGAACCAATAAACCCTAAACCGCCTGTTACTAGTATTTTCATTTTTAAAAGAATAAAGAATAAAGAAAACAGAACATAGACAAGCTTCTTTTCTCTATACTCTATTTTCTATACTCTTAAAATTAAACAAACTCTAAAACCGAATCAGTAATAAATTTAATTTGTTCGTCGTCTAATTCAGTATGCATTGGTAATGCAATAACTTCATCACACAATTGATTCGTTACTTTAAAATCTTCTTCTTTATAACGACTATCTAAATACGCTTTTTGTTTGTGTAATGGAATTGGGTAATAAATAGCACACGGAATTCCTTTTTCTTGCAAATGCGCTAATAGTCCGTCTCGTTTTCCGTTTAAAACTCTAAATACATATTGATGAAATACGTGACAATCACAATTTTTACAAATTGTTGGCACCCATAAATTTGAATTTACCCCTAAAGCTTCTGAATATTTTCTAGCGGCTTCTTGTCGGGCTTTATTATAAGCATCCAAATGAGGTAATTTTGCTTTTAAAACTCCAGCCTGAATACTATCCAAACGTGAGTTAACTCCCACAACATCATGATGATAACGAACGTACATACCGTGATTTACAATTCCTCTTAAAGTATGTGCTAATGCATCATCATTAGTGAAAATTGCTCCACCATCGCCATAACAACCTAAGTTTTTAGAAGGGAAAAATGAAGTTGCCCCAACATGACCTATAGTTCCAACTTTTTGTTTTTTACCCTCTTTATTAGTAAAATCAGCACCAATAGCTTGTGCATTATCTTCAATTACGTATAAATTGTGCTCGTTTGCAATTTCCATAATGGCATCCATATTTGCCGCACGCCCAAATAAATGCACCGGAACAATTGCTTTTGTTTTCGGTGTAATTGCTTTTTTAATAGCTTCAATTGATATATTCATATTGTTCATATCAACATCTACTAAAACAGGTGTTAGTTGTAATAAAGCAATAACTTCTACGGTTGCTGCAAAAGT contains:
- the galE gene encoding UDP-glucose 4-epimerase GalE is translated as MKILVTGGLGFIGSHTVVELQNEGFEVVVIDNLFNSSIDVLDGIERITKKRPVFENIDLRDKKSVQDFFAKHKDINGVIHFAASKAVGESVENPLLYYENNINALVYLLQELQAIEKANFIFSSSCTVYGQAEKMPITENAPVQEAMSPYGNTKQIGEEIISDVAKVSNINAILLRYFNPIGAHPSAEIGELPLGVPQNLVPFITQTAVGLRKELSVFGDDYPTSDGTAVRDYIHVVDLANAHVVALQRLIKNKNIQKVETFNIGTGKGSSVLEVITAFEKVSNKKLPYKIVGRRAGDVIEAYANTDKANKILGWQAQSSLEDALSSAWKWEQKIRN
- a CDS encoding DegT/DnrJ/EryC1/StrS family aminotransferase; translated protein: MRKLQMVDLKSQYEKIKDEVNASIQEVLDTNTYINGPLVHQFQTDLEQYLGVKHVIPCANGTDALQIAMMGLGLKPGDEVITADFTFAATVEVIALLQLTPVLVDVDMNNMNISIEAIKKAITPKTKAIVPVHLFGRAANMDAIMEIANEHNLYVIEDNAQAIGADFTNKEGKKQKVGTIGHVGATSFFPSKNLGCYGDGGAIFTNDDALAHTLRGIVNHGMYVRYHHDVVGVNSRLDSIQAGVLKAKLPHLDAYNKARQEAARKYSEALGVNSNLWVPTICKNCDCHVFHQYVFRVLNGKRDGLLAHLQEKGIPCAIYYPIPLHKQKAYLDSRYKEEDFKVTNQLCDEVIALPMHTELDDEQIKFITDSVLEFV